The DNA region TCCGGGCCGGATCGGTCGCCCCCGTGAAGGCGCCCGAGGCGTCCCGCGCCCGGAAGAAGCCGGTCGAGGGGTCGAAGATCCGCCGGTAGTTCTGTGCGCGGGCGGCGTACCGCTCGGCGTCCGCCTCGTGCCCGAGATCCCGTGCCATCTGGGCGAGCATCGCGTCGGACAGGGCGTACTCCAGCGTCGCGGACGCCCCGTGGTCGTAGTCCGAGTCACCGGGCTTGGCGTGCGGGCGGCCCTTGAGGCGGGGCACGAATCCGTCGGCGATGTACTCCTTGTTGCCCTCCCGGCCGAGCGCGGGCGAGTCGGCGGGCGGCACCCCGTCGGCGTTCTTCCTGAGCGCCCGGTAGGTCCGCTCCTCGTGCCCCTCCAGCAGACCCTGCTGGTAGGCGTTGGTGAGGAACGGGGTGACCGGGTCACCGGTCATGATGTTCGTCTCGACCGTCCCGTAGCCCCACTTGGGCAGCCAGCCGCCCTCCTCGTCGATCTTCAGGACGGACAGCGCCATGTCACGCGACTCACGCGGCGCGAGCAGGGCCAGGAGCTGTGCCTGGGTGCGGTACGTGTCCCAGAGCGACCAGTTCTGGTAGTAGGTGAACCCCTTCTCACGGTGGATCTTCCTGTCCCAGCCGGTGTAGCGGCCGTCCGCGTCGCTGCCGATGTTCGGGGCGAGGAAGGAGCGGTAGAGAGAGGAGTAGAAGGTCCGCCGGAGCGTGTCCTCGCCGCCTCGCACCCGTACGTCGTCGAGCCGGTCCTCCCAGGCCCGCCGCGCCGAGTCCCGGACGCTGTCGAAGGAGCGGCCTCCTTCGGAGCGGAGGTTCACGGCCGCTCCGCGTGCGTCCACGTACGACAGCGCGGTGGTCGCCTCGACCGTGCGGTCCTTGGTCGTGTCGAAGCGGAGGTACGCGCCGGTGCGGCCCGTGCCGGTCGAGCGGGTCGAGCCCTCGGTGACCGTGTCGCCCTGCCAGGTGCCGGAGGTGGTGAACGGCCGGTCGAAGCGGGTGAGGGTGTGGACGGTGTAGGGCCCTGTGGCCCGGCAGAAGCCGCTGCCGGTGATCGTGCTGCGTACGGTGCGGTCGTCCAGGATCTCGATCGTCGTGGAGACCGTCTTGTGCAGCGACTGGCCGGCGTTCAGGAGGACGTTCGCCTTGTCCGTGGCCGGAAAGGTGTAGCGCTGCACACCGGTGCGCGCGGTGGCGGTCAGTTCTGCGTCGATGCCGCTCTTCAGGCCTACCTCGTAGTGGCCGGGGCTCGCCTTCTCGGAGTCGTGGCCGAACTCTGCGGCGTACTTCGCGTAGTCGGTCTGTGCGACGTCACCCGTCGTCGGCAGGACCGGCAGATCCCCGCCGAGGCGGCAGCCGACACCGGACAGGTGCACGAGGGAGAAGCCGCGAATGTGACGCTGCGAGTAGTCGTAGCCGGTGTTGTGCCCGGTGTCCGGGGACAGCTGCACCATGCCGAAGGGCACGGCGGCGCCCGGGAAGGTGTTGCCCTCGTTCTGGGTGCCGATGAACGGGTTGACCAGCTCGGTGAGCCGGTCCTCCCCCGGCTCGGCGGCCCGTACGGCGGGAGCGGTGAGCCCGCCGCCCAGCCCGAGCAGGGCGGCAGCGATCACCGCTGCCGTACGCGGGCGCGGGCGTCCGGTCCATCTCATACGCAGGTCCTCCGTGTCGGGCTTGATCACCGTGCGGTCGTACTTATGAGACCGCTCGGCCCGCCCGTCACCTCGGACCTGCCGGGGTGGGCCGCGCCATTGCCACCCCGGCAGCCCAACGTGCCCGGCCGCTACGACACGTGCTGGCCCTTCCCCAGCCCGATCACACCGCCCTTGGAGACCGTGTAGAGCTCCTGGTCCCGCTCCGGGTTGACGCCGATCGTCGCTCCCGGGGGCACCTGTACGTTCTTGTCGAGGACCGCGCCGCGCACGACAGCGCCCCGCCCGATGTGCACGTTGTCGTGCAGCACCGAGCCCTGGACGACCGCGCCCGGGTCGACGACGACGCCCGGCGAGAGGACCGAACGGGTGACCTGGCCGCGGATCAGGCAGCCCGCGCTGATGATGGACTCGCTCGCGATACCGCCGGCGTTGAAGCGGGCCGGCGACAGCTGGCCCGAATGGGTGTAGATGGGCCAGCTGCGGTTGTAGAGGTTGAAGGCGGGCCGCTCGGCGATCAGGTCCATGTGGGCGTCGTAGTACGCGTCGAGGGTCCCGACGTCACGCCAGTAGCCCTGGTCGCGGACCGTCTCGCCGGGCACGTGGTTCTGGCTGAAGTCGTACAGCTGGGCCTCGCCCCGGTCGGTGAGCGTCGGCAGGATCGAACCGCCCATGTCGTGCACGGAGTTCTCGTCCTCGGCGTCCCGGTGCAGCGCCTCCACCAGCGTCTTGGTGGTGAAGATGTAGTTGCCCATGGAGGCGAAGACGCACTCCGGGTCGTCCGGGAGACCCGGCGGGTCGGCCGGCTTCTCCAGGAAGCCCCGGACGCTCTGGCCGTCCGTCCCGGGAGAGATGACTCCGAAGGCCGACGATTCGGCCCGGGGCACGCGGATGCCCGCGACGGTCACTCCCGCACCGCTCTCGATGTGCTGGGTCAGCATCTGCCGCGGGTCCATGCGGTAGACGTGGTCGGCGCCGAACACCGCGATGTAGTCGGGCTGTTCGTCGTGCACGAGGTTCAGCGACTGCAGGAGCGCGTCGGCACTGCCCAGGTACCAGCGCGGGCCGAGCCGCTGCTGGGCCGGGACCGGCGTCACGTAGTTGCCCAGAAGGCTGGACATCCGCCAGGTCGTGGTGATGTGCCGGTCGAGCGAGTGCGACTTGTACTGCGTCAGGACACAGATGCGCAGGATGTCGGCGTTGACGAGATTGGAGAGTACGAAATCCACCAGGCGATACGTTCCGCCAAAAGTAACCGCGGGTTTCGCACGGTCGGCGGTCAGGGGCATCAACCGCTTGCCCTCACCACCCGCCAGTACGATTCCCAGCACCGAAGGTCCACCGCGTCGCATGCCGCCGCCCCTCTACCGCCCGGTTCGGGCCACGTTCTTGAACTACACCTGCCGGAGGACTACCCCCGTGGACGGGCGATCCGCACCCGCTGACTACTCCTGTTTGAGGATTTCCTCGTACAGCTGGACGGTCCGCCGGGCCACCGCGTCCCATCCGAACTCCCGCACCGCCCGCTCCCGCCCCGCCTCGCCCATGCGCCGGGCGGCCTGCGGATCGGCGAGCAGAGAGTCGAGGGCACGTGCCAGCTGCGCGACGTTCTCCTCGGCGGACTCCTCGACGGACACCAGCAGCCCGGTCTCGCCGTCCGCGACGACCTCGGGAATCCCGCCCACCCGCGAGGCCACGACGGCCGTGCCGCAGGCCATCGCCTCCAGGTTGACGATGCCCAGGGGCTCGTACACCGAGGGGCAGACGAACACGGCCGCATGGGTGAGGAGTTGGATCACGTCCGGACGCGGCAGCATCTGCGGGATCCAGTGCACACCCTCGCGGACGCCGCTGAGCTCCTGGAACAGCTCGCGGAACTCCTGATCGATCTCCGGTGTGTCCGGGGCTCCCGCGCACAGCACGACCTGTGCGGCCGGGTCGATGTCCCGTACCGCGCGCAGCAGCTGGGGCACGCCCTTCTGGCGGGTGATGCGGCCGACGAACAGAACGTACGGGCGGGCGAGGTCGAGGCCGATGCGGTCGATCACGTCCGTGCCATGGTCCGGCGTGTAGAGGGAGGTGTCGATGCCGTTGTGCACGACGCGCACCTTCGCCGGGTCCAGGGACGGGTAGCAGCCGAGGATGTCCTCGCGCATGGCCGTGGAGACGGCGATCACGGCGTCCGCGGCTTCTATGGCGCTGCGCTCGGCCCAGCTGGAGAGGGCGTAGCCGCCGCCGAGCTGCTCGGCCTTCCAGGGGCGCAGCGGCTCCAGGGAGTGGGCGGTCATGATGTGCGGGATGCCGTAGAGCAGCTTCGCCATGTGGCCGGCGAGGTTGGCGTACCAGGTGTGCGAGTGGACGAGTTCGCGGCCTTCGAGGGCGGCGGCGATGGAGAGGTCCACGGAGAAGGTGCGCAGCGCGTCGTTCGCGCCGTCGAGCGTGGGCCAGGGCCGGTGTCGTACGACCCCGCCCGCGGCGCCCTCGCCCCAGCAGTGCACGTCCAGGTCGGTGAGGGGCCTCAACTCCCGGGCGAGGAACTCGACATGGACCCCCGCACCGCCGTACACGTCCGGCGGGTACTCCCGGGAAAGCAGTCCCACACGCACCCGGAACCCCCTGTCTCAGCGGCTGGTTCCCACATGGTCACCCAGAAGTGGCTCTTGGGGAAGACCGCGAGGGAAGGCACACCTCACAGCTCGGCACCACGGTGCTCACAGGCGGCGCGGAGGACGTACGAAACAGCAGTCCCCGCACACTCCGCCACCGGGTACCCGGTAGTAGAGGCAGCAGCTGCGCCGGCGGAACGCCGTGCCGTTCAGCGTGCCGGTGTCCCGCAGGTCCGGGTGGTCGAAGAGTTCGGCGGCGAGTGAGCGGGCCCGGTCGCCCACCTCCGGTCGGCCGTTGGTGCGCGCCCAGCGGTCGAGTTCGCGTGCGGCTCCCGCGAGCGCGGAGGCCGCGTTGCCCCGCAGCAGTCCCGCGGACACGGGCTGCCGGGCCCGCAGCGCCCTCGCGAGCGGTTCGAGATGGCCGTCCTGTACGACCCGCCGGACGGTGGCCGCGTCGCCGGGCAGGGCGCGCGTCTCGGCCAGCCAGAGGTCGTCGGGCGCGCTGCCGTCCGCGTCCCAGTGCAGCAGCCGGGGGTCGAGGTCGGGAATCCGTCCATAGAGCGCGGCCGCGCCCAGGGCCACCGACCACAGCCGGGCGGCGAGTCCCTGCTGCGCCACCGAGACCCCGATACGCGTCTCGGGCGCGTCCAGCAGTCGCACGACCTTACGGACACGGAAAGTGAGCGGATCGGACTCGACGGTGACGCTCCGTGTCTCGTAGACCTCCGCGAGCGTCGGCAACGACGGCCGTCCCGTGCGCAGGGCGAAGAAACCTTCGAGAGAGGCCAGTCGATTGAGATCGGGATCGAGGTTCACGGAGACCAAGTACACCAAGGGGGCATAACGGAGCCACTAGGGGGGTTGTAGCCGGTGTCACCCGACCTGGGGAGGACTAGGCCCAAGACGTACTCCATCGGCAGTAGGACCCAATGACTGCTCAGGTACGACGACACGGGCGCTTTCAAAAGGGATCGTATTAACCATGGAAGCCGACCGATCGCCGCACCGGACTCCCCGCCTTCGGGAGAACGTCCGTCACATGCAGAGGAGGAGCGACACATGAACGCACTCGTGCTGTCTGTGCTGCTCTCTCTCGTCTCCGCCGTCGCGTACGCCGGCGGGGCGATCGTGCAGGAACGGGTCGCGGCGAACACGCCCGGCACCACCTACGCGCCCATGCACCAGCTCGCCTGGTGGATCGCGGTCGGCCTCAACGCCCTCGGCGGGCTGCTGCACGTCGTGGCGCTCGCCTACGGCCCGCTCAGCCTGGTCCAGCCGCTGGGCGCGCTGACCATCGTCTTCGCACTTCCCATGGCCGCCCTCTTCGTTCGCCGCAAGGCCGGGGCGACCGCCTGGCGCGGCGCGATCATGGCGACGGTCGGTCTGGCCGGTCTGCTCGCCCTGGTCGGCACGGCAGACTCGCAGTCCCTGAACAGCACCCAGCGCGTGGTGGTGGCCCTGGTCACCGGCGGCGCCGTGGTGGCCCTGATGATGGCCGCCCGTGCGGTGCACCGGCACCCGGCCGTGCGCAGCGTGCTGCTCGCGACCGCGGCGGGTGTCGCCTTCGGTATGTCGTCGGTGTTCACGAAGACGGTCGCGGTGGACTGGACGGGCGGCGTCTCGCTCGCCGATGTGCCGAGCCTCGCCGTGATCGGCGTCCTGGCGACCGCCGGAATGCTCCTGTCGCAGGCCTCCTACCGCGGCGCCGGACTCGCCGCGCCACTGGCCACGCTGACGGTCATCAACCCCATAGTGGCCGCCGCTGTCGGCATCACGATGTTCGGCGAGACGTTCCGCTACGGCGAGACGGGCACCGCCCTCGCGCTGGGCTGCGGGGTCGTCGCCGCGGGCGGCCTGATCCTGCTCACCACGGAGCGCATCAGCGGTTCGGAGCGTACGGCGCCGGTGTCCGTGCCTGCATCCGCTCCTGTGCCGGCAACGGCCGGAGCGATGGCGGACGCGGCCGTCAGGACCGAGCCGGGCCCGGCCGTCGAGCCGAGCCGCGCCGAGGAGCCCGCCGTTCCGCCCCGCCGTGCCCTGCCTGAGCAACTCGTCCCGGCGGAGCGGCTGGTGGTCTCCACGGGAGTACGGGACGCGGAAGCACGGGACCAGGAGCGTGCGCGGGAGGACGCTCTCGCGCACGCCGCCGGACTGTTCGCCTCCGCCGCGTCACGGCAGGACGCCCTGTTGCCGCCGCCCGGGTCCAACGGACCCCCGCCGCCCGGCGACACGCCGGACGACATCGAGGGCATCGGCGAACCGTCCTGGCCGAACGGCGGCTACTACGGCCTTCCCTTCCTGCCGTTGCTCCCCGCCCCGGTGGTGATCCGCTCCAGCGTCAAATCGTGACGCCACCGGCGCGAAGATAGGCGACCGGATCGACGTCGCTGCCGAAACCGGGCCCCGTCCGCACCTCGAAGTGCAGATGCGGGCCCGAGCTGTTGCCCGTGGAACCGGAGCGGCCGATGCGCTGGCCGCTCACCACGCTCTGCCCGGCCTTCACCGAGATCGCCGACAGATGGGCGTACTGGGTGTAGCGGCCGTCGCCGTGCCGGATCACCACCTGGTAGCCGAAGGAACCGCCCCAGCCCGCGGTCACGATGCTGCCCGCGCCGACCGACTTGACGGACGTACCGGTGGGCACCGGGAAGTCGACGCCCGTGTGGTAGCCCTTCGACCAGGAGGAACCGGCGGCGTGGTACGGCGTTCCCGTACCGGCGCTCACCGGGGCGGTGAGGCCGCGCGTGGTCGACTGGGTCTTCTTCTCCGACTTCTCCTCGACCTTTGCCTTGGCCTTTTCCTTCGGCTTCCTCGCCGTCTTCTCCGACGTGTCGGAGGCGGCTCCCGCGCCCGGCGACGCCTTCGGCTTCAGGCTCAGCCGCTGACCGGGAACGATCATGTCCGGGTCGGCGCCGACCGTCCTGCGGTTGGCGTCGTACAACTGCCGCCAGCCGCCCGGAACCTCGCGGGCGCCCGCAATGCCCGAGAGCGTGTCGCCGCGGACGACGGTGTACATCTCGGCGGTGCCGGCCTGTGACTGGGGCGTGGTCTGCGGCTGTACGTCGCGGACGGTGCGCTTGGACTTCTGGGCGGACGTCCCCGAGGGGTTGATGTCGGGGGTGTCGCCGCCGCGGGTGAGCCCCGCCCGCACCGAGCAGGTCGGCCAGGCGCCGGGGCCCTGGCCCTTGAGGACCTTCTCGGCCACGGCGATCTGCTGGTCCTTGGAGGCGAGGTCGGCCCGTGCCGCGTAGGCCCTGCCGCCGTACGCCTCCCACGTGGACTGGGTGAACTGCAGCCCGCCGTAGTAGCCGTTGCCGGTGTTGATCTTCCAGTTGTTGGTGGACTCGCAGGCGGCCACCTTGTTCCAGGTGTCCACGTCTGCCGCGTTCGCGACGCCGGTACCGATGAGCGGTATCGCCATCCCGGCGCCGCCCACCGTGACGGTGAGTGAGGCGCGGTTGATCCTGTTCGGCTGATACCGGCGGTGCCGGCCGCGTACGGCCATGAAGGTGCCCCCTCGACAAGCGTCAGGAGCGGCAAAAGTAAGCGCTCCTAACAGGCCATGACAAGGGGGCAATCGGCCGCCCTATCCCGCCAAGTGACCAGGAATCGACCTTCGTTCACGGCTGTCGACGTGTCTGCCCGGGGCAGATGTGACGGCGAAGTTCGTCCGGGCACTGAGGCGGGGGCGGCTCCGCTGCGTACACACCGTCGGAAAGTCAGGATGTGCGGTCGGCGAACCTGCAAGTCAGGATGGTCGGTGGGGCAAACTGGCAGGCAAGACCGGCACTACCGATTTCAGCACCTCTAGGAGCCAACCGTATGAGCACTTCAGCCCAGATCGGCGTCACGGGACTCGCGGTCATGGGGCGCAATCTCGCCCGTAACTTCGCGCGCAACGGATACGCGGTCGCCCTGCACAACCGGACGGCGGCGCGTACGCACGCGTTGGTGGAGGAGTTCGGCAGCGAGGGCACCTTTGTCGCGACGGAGACCGCCAAGGAGTTCGTCGCCGCGCTGGAACGCCCGCGCCGCCTTGTGATCATGGTGAAGGCCGGCGAGCCGACCGACGCGGTGATCCAGGAGTTCGCCCCGCTCCTGGAGCCCGGCGACATGATCATCGATGGTGGCAACGCCCACTTCGCGGACACCCGGCGCCGGGAGCGTGAACTGCGCGAGCAGGGCATCCACTTCGTCGGCGCGGGTATCTCCGGTGGCGAGGAGGGCGCGCTGCACGGCCCGAGCATCATGCCCGGCGGTCCGGTCGAGTCGTACGAGTCGCTCGGTCCGATGCTGGAGAAGATCTCCGCGAAGGCCGCCGACGGCGCGCCGTGTGTCACGCATGTCGGTCCCGACGGCGCCGGACACTTCGTGAAGATGGTGCACAACGGCATCGAGTACGCCGACATGCAGCTGATCGGCGAGGCGTACCAGCTGCTGCGTGACGTGGCGGGCTACTCCCCCGCGCAGATCGCCGACATCTTCCGCACCTGGAACACCGGGCGGCTCGACTCCTACCTGATCGAGATCACCGCCGAGGTCCTGTCGCACGTGGACGCGGCGACGGGCAAGGCCTTCGTGGACGTGGTGCAGGACCAGGCGGAGCAGAAGGGCACGGGGCGGTGGACCGTGCAGATCGCGCTCGACCTGGGCGTTCCCGTGTCGGGCATCGCCGAGGCCGTGTTCGCGCGGTCCCTGTCGGGTCACACCGAGCTGCGTGAGGCCTCGCGGGGGCTGGCCGGGCCCAAGGCCACGGCGCTGAGCGAGGCCGAGGCCGCGGCCTTCGCCGACCGGGTGGAGCAGGCGCTGTACGCGTCGAAGATCGTGTCCTACACGCAGGGCTTCCACGAGATCGCGGCCGGCAGCGCCGAGTACGACTGGAATGTCGACCTGGGTGCGGTCTCCGCGATCTGGCGCGGCGGGTGCATCATCCGGGCGGCCTTCCTCGACCGGATCCGGGCCGCGTACGACACGCGGGCCGACCTCCCGAGCCTGCTGGCCGACGAGACGTTCGCGCAGGAGATCGCGGCGGCGCAGGACGACTGGCGGGCCGTGCTCGTCTCCGCCGTGCAGCAGGGGGTGCCCACGCCCGGGTTCGCCGCGGCGCTGGCGTACTACGACGCATTGCGTGCGGAGCGGTTGCCTGCGGCGCTCACTCAGGGGCAGCGGGACTTCTTCGGTGCGCACACCTACCGGCGGACCGACCGGGAGGGGTCGTTCCACACGCTGTGGGGCGGGGACCGGTCCGAGGTTGCGGGCTAGGCGCTCCGCGCAGGGGGTCGGTTCTCGGAGTGCGGGTCGTGGGGGCTTGTCGCGCAGTTCCCCGCACCCACAAAAGCCGGCGGGCCGGCGTGGACCATGTCCACGCCGGCCCGCCGGCTTTTGTGCGTTCTCAGCCCAGAGGGCCCGGCTGGGGCTCCGGGGGCGGGGCCGGGGCCGGATCCGGGGGCTGAGGGAGCGGGGACGGGGACGGTTCCGGGACCGGGTGGGGTTTGGGGGACGGGACCGGGTCCGGTTCCGGGAAGGGTTGGGGGTGGTCGGGGCCCGGACCGGGTGTGGGGTCCGGCTTCACGGGGTCGGGGTACGGGTGCGTCATGGCGTCCTCCAGCCAGTCGGTGTCTCGGCCCTGGACTTCTCCCACGCGTACCCGTGCGCCGCGCGCCCACTCACCCCGTCGCGGGACGAACGGGGACCAGGTGGGCCTACGCCCCGCCTGCCGCGGCCGCCCCCGCCGCGAGGCCCGGACGCGGGCTGGACAGCACCGGCACGGCGGTCGTGGTCAGCTGCTGGGCCGGAGTCATCGAAGCCTGGGCGAGGACGATCGCGTCGGCGTCCGTGACGCTGTCGGCGGCGGACGCGACGGCACGGGCGTAGGCGTCGAAATCGCCCGCCGCGAAGTGGTCCCAGGCGTCGGCCGCCAGCAGGGTGCGGACGTCGACCGGGGATCCCGCGCGGGCGGCCTCCTCCTCGACGAGGGCCACCGTCGGGCCGAGGGTGCTCTCCACCGTGGCGAGCACGACGACGCGCGGGCCGGCCGCCACGGCGGCGGCCGCCATCGGACGGTCCACCCGGAGCACGGGCACACCGGGGCGGGCGGCCTCGGCGACCGCACCGATGGTGGAGCAGGTGCAGAGCACCGCCACCGCTCCGTCGGCGACGGCCCGGTCCAGCATTGCGCGCACCTGGCCGGTCACCGCCTCCGGTCCTTCCTCCCGGGCCCGTTCCAGGAGTTCCTCGGACACGAAGTGCCGTAGTTCCAGGGACGGATGGTCCTCTTCGCGGAGCGTGTCGAAGACGGGGATGTGGACGGGCGAGGTGTGCAGCAGGGCGAGCGGTCCCATCAGAACCGGCCCGGGTGGGCGGCCAGCCACGCCTTCGCCGCGCTCAGCAGCTCGGGGTCGGCAGCCGGGGCCTCGTCGGGGTGGCGTTCGGCCCACTTGACGACGTACGGGCAGAGCGGGGCGACCGGGACTCCCTCGCGGGCCGAGACGGCGTACAGCTCACGGGCGAGGGAGCCCGCGATGCCCTTGCCCTCATGGGCGGGCTCCACGATCGTGTGGACCGGGACGAGCGCGCGGCCCGGGCTTTCGAGGACGAAGTACTCGATGTGGCCGACGACTTCGTCACCGGCGTACGCCTCAAGACGGCCGGCCGCCCGGTCGTCGCGGATCGCGGTCTCGCTCATGGTCTCTCCTCGCGGATGCGGATGGCGGTCAGGCCGAGACAGCCCGCGGGCTGCGCTCCTGGTCCGAGCCCGGCACCGGCTCGGACGGATCCGCGCCGAGGGCCACGATCCGGTTCCCGGCGTCCACGTGCACGACCCGCGGCCTCAGCGACCGGGCCTCGGCGTCGGAGACCTGAGCGTAACTGATGATGATCACCAGGTCTCCGGGGTGCACGAGGTGCGCCGCCGCGCCGTTGATACCGATGACACCGGACCCGCGCTCCCCCTCAATGACGTACGTCTCCAGGCGTGCACCGTTGTCGATGTCGACGATGTGCACCAGCTCGCCCGGCAGCAGATCGGCGGCGTCGAGGAGATCGGCGTCGATGGTCACGGATCCGACGTAGTGCAGGTCGGCCTGGGTGACCGTGGCACGGTGGATCTTGGACTTGAACATGGTACGCAGCATGGAGGCACTCCCGGACCTAGGCTCCCTGCCTGCGTTTTTGCAGGTCAAGGGCTGTTTCCTTACCTTACGGCGAGGCGCGTGTCCGGGCGGCGTTCGCAAGGTTCACAGAACTCGTGCTGACCGATTGCCGACTTCCCCGACTCATCGCCGGCTCGGATCCCGAGAAGATCTGCCGCTCCCCCCGGACCTGCGCCCCGACTACGGCCGTCAGCCTACGCATCCGCCTTCACGGAGAGCCATGACCTTCGCCACAGCGCGCCTGGGAGAGTGCCGGTCAGCGCGGCGTCAAAGGCCTTGACCAGCGGACGATATCGGCGCACGGGAACTGTTGCCGGGCGGCGGTCGGCCGGGAGCCGGTTCGTAATCGGGGTGCCCGGTGTGGGGTGCGGTCGGCTCCGCTGCCGGGCGTGGAAAGTGGTTCCGGGGTTCGCAGTCGTGTCCACGCCCCGGACCGCCTTGACTCAGGCCAGTGCGTCCATCAGCGCGGTGACGTAGGCGTCCAGCCGCTCCTCCACGGCTCGCGTCGTCAGCTCTGTCCTCCCTGTCTCCCGCCATGGCTGCGACACCGACTGCACTTCTTCCGAGAACGCCAGCGCGTCCCGCACCCGCCAGTACAGCCGCTCGCTCGCGACCGCGGCCGGCACCCCGCCGGCGTCCTCGTACGCCTCGGCGAACCGCAAGCCCCACGCGGGGCCGTGCAGCAGCGCGAGATTGGTGGAGCAGTGCGCCACATCGAGATCCGCCGGGCCCCAGGAGGTCGCCGCCCAGTCGACGACGCCGGTGATCCGGGCACCTGCCGGGCTTGGGTGCGGCACATAGAACAGCACGTTGCCGGGGTGGAAGTCCCGGTGCAGGAACCGCCCTTCACAGGGCGGCGCGGGCTTGCGGATCACGTCGATCGCAGCGGCCCATGCCGCCGCGTCGGCACCCTTCGGAGTCACGACGGTGTCGGCGGTCGTCAACGTCACATACTCCCGGGGGCGCTCGGCGGGTCGGGGCCGAAGCGCGTGGATCGCCACGAGTTGCCGGGCCAGCAGAGGGACGCGTGCCTCCAATCCCTCGTCGTCGAGGACCGTCCGGCCCTCCAGATGTGTCATCAGGAGCGATGGATACTCGCAATGCGCGGCGGTCGGATCAACCGCGACCAGCCCAGGAGCAGGCACGCCGGTCCCCGTGAGCAGGGTCAGGGCGCCGGCCTCCCTGTTCAGCCAGTCCCCGGCGTGCTCCACGTAGAACGGGTCGACGAAGCTCCGCAGCACCAGGTCACGGGTGCCACCGTCCCGCGTGCCGACGGTCAGCCGCCGCATGTCGGAGGTGATGCCGCCGTGCAGCGCCTCGGTTCGGACGATTTGTTCGCCTGCCTCCAGGTGCCGACCCACCCAAGCCCGGGTCAGCGGTCGGACAGCCACGGCCTCATAGTGATTGCTCACCGTGCCATCCGAGCAGCCGGACGGCGGCACGCGCAAAAGCTTTGTGTTGGAGGGGACGGCAACCGTGCTCCATCCTCCCGCCCGCACAACGGCACGTCTCACAGCTGCCGCAGACTCCGTTCAGGCGCCCGCATCGAGCCGTGGCCACGTGGCCGGTTCGGGGCAGTACCTCGATGGGACGGCACCGTTCACGATCCGCCTCACTGACAGCCCCAGGGCATTGGCCATCCGCGCCCCGGTACGGCCGGCCAACGCGAGCACGAGCCGGCCCGGCGACGCGGTGGTGAAGGTGGAGCAGTCCTTGATCTTCTGGAAGCCGTCTGTGACCGTTCGCGGTTGTTGGTGGTTGAGTCGCGGTGGCTTCGCTGCTGGCGCAGTTGCTGTTCACACAGGTTGGCGGGTTTTGTTCGGGAGCTCGTATCTGCGCTCCGCTCCTCTATCCTCGAGGAGGTCATCAACTACCGCATGACATCTGCCCGGTGACGGAGTCGGCGTGGGGTGCGCGTCCCCGCTCCACGTCACCACTGGACGGCTTCAGGCGCAGCCACGGGTCGGCGCATCCGGACGCCGACGACCCTGTGTGGCGCGTCCCGCCGGGCGGCGAAAGGGATGCGTCGTGCCTTCGGCTT from Streptomyces sp. NBC_00258 includes:
- the glgC gene encoding glucose-1-phosphate adenylyltransferase; this translates as MRRGGPSVLGIVLAGGEGKRLMPLTADRAKPAVTFGGTYRLVDFVLSNLVNADILRICVLTQYKSHSLDRHITTTWRMSSLLGNYVTPVPAQQRLGPRWYLGSADALLQSLNLVHDEQPDYIAVFGADHVYRMDPRQMLTQHIESGAGVTVAGIRVPRAESSAFGVISPGTDGQSVRGFLEKPADPPGLPDDPECVFASMGNYIFTTKTLVEALHRDAEDENSVHDMGGSILPTLTDRGEAQLYDFSQNHVPGETVRDQGYWRDVGTLDAYYDAHMDLIAERPAFNLYNRSWPIYTHSGQLSPARFNAGGIASESIISAGCLIRGQVTRSVLSPGVVVDPGAVVQGSVLHDNVHIGRGAVVRGAVLDKNVQVPPGATIGVNPERDQELYTVSKGGVIGLGKGQHVS
- a CDS encoding (2Fe-2S)-binding protein, translated to MNLDPDLNRLASLEGFFALRTGRPSLPTLAEVYETRSVTVESDPLTFRVRKVVRLLDAPETRIGVSVAQQGLAARLWSVALGAAALYGRIPDLDPRLLHWDADGSAPDDLWLAETRALPGDAATVRRVVQDGHLEPLARALRARQPVSAGLLRGNAASALAGAARELDRWARTNGRPEVGDRARSLAAELFDHPDLRDTGTLNGTAFRRRSCCLYYRVPGGGVCGDCCFVRPPRRL
- a CDS encoding GH92 family glycosyl hydrolase; its protein translation is MRWTGRPRPRTAAVIAAALLGLGGGLTAPAVRAAEPGEDRLTELVNPFIGTQNEGNTFPGAAVPFGMVQLSPDTGHNTGYDYSQRHIRGFSLVHLSGVGCRLGGDLPVLPTTGDVAQTDYAKYAAEFGHDSEKASPGHYEVGLKSGIDAELTATARTGVQRYTFPATDKANVLLNAGQSLHKTVSTTIEILDDRTVRSTITGSGFCRATGPYTVHTLTRFDRPFTTSGTWQGDTVTEGSTRSTGTGRTGAYLRFDTTKDRTVEATTALSYVDARGAAVNLRSEGGRSFDSVRDSARRAWEDRLDDVRVRGGEDTLRRTFYSSLYRSFLAPNIGSDADGRYTGWDRKIHREKGFTYYQNWSLWDTYRTQAQLLALLAPRESRDMALSVLKIDEEGGWLPKWGYGTVETNIMTGDPVTPFLTNAYQQGLLEGHEERTYRALRKNADGVPPADSPALGREGNKEYIADGFVPRLKGRPHAKPGDSDYDHGASATLEYALSDAMLAQMARDLGHEADAERYAARAQNYRRIFDPSTGFFRARDASGAFTGATDPARTEGFHEGTSWQYQWLVPQDLSGMIDLIGGRQAANDRLDAFFAYDRLMKDPARTAREVWVNGPYAYYNADKYNPQNEPDLIAPYTYLSTGTPWKTTDVVHAALTLFTDAPTGMTGNDDLGTMSAWHVLSSIGIFPVQPGFDTWGLSTPVFERVDLALDRRYHPLGALTVTAGPDVSDGRRYIRSVHGDGAAHDRTYLTTGELRGIRELAFTVGGKPSDWGTAPDAAPPVLK
- a CDS encoding DMT family transporter; translation: MNALVLSVLLSLVSAVAYAGGAIVQERVAANTPGTTYAPMHQLAWWIAVGLNALGGLLHVVALAYGPLSLVQPLGALTIVFALPMAALFVRRKAGATAWRGAIMATVGLAGLLALVGTADSQSLNSTQRVVVALVTGGAVVALMMAARAVHRHPAVRSVLLATAAGVAFGMSSVFTKTVAVDWTGGVSLADVPSLAVIGVLATAGMLLSQASYRGAGLAAPLATLTVINPIVAAAVGITMFGETFRYGETGTALALGCGVVAAGGLILLTTERISGSERTAPVSVPASAPVPATAGAMADAAVRTEPGPAVEPSRAEEPAVPPRRALPEQLVPAERLVVSTGVRDAEARDQERAREDALAHAAGLFASAASRQDALLPPPGSNGPPPPGDTPDDIEGIGEPSWPNGGYYGLPFLPLLPAPVVIRSSVKS
- the glgA gene encoding glycogen synthase codes for the protein MRVGLLSREYPPDVYGGAGVHVEFLARELRPLTDLDVHCWGEGAAGGVVRHRPWPTLDGANDALRTFSVDLSIAAALEGRELVHSHTWYANLAGHMAKLLYGIPHIMTAHSLEPLRPWKAEQLGGGYALSSWAERSAIEAADAVIAVSTAMREDILGCYPSLDPAKVRVVHNGIDTSLYTPDHGTDVIDRIGLDLARPYVLFVGRITRQKGVPQLLRAVRDIDPAAQVVLCAGAPDTPEIDQEFRELFQELSGVREGVHWIPQMLPRPDVIQLLTHAAVFVCPSVYEPLGIVNLEAMACGTAVVASRVGGIPEVVADGETGLLVSVEESAEENVAQLARALDSLLADPQAARRMGEAGRERAVREFGWDAVARRTVQLYEEILKQE